A single Candidatus Binatia bacterium DNA region contains:
- a CDS encoding SDR family NAD(P)-dependent oxidoreductase, with protein MSTYGPETTTNQVLDGVDLAGRRFVITGASSGLGEEATRALASKGATISMLARSREKMEAAAARIRESVPAAKLEIHEVDLADIASIRAFTDAYLEGHDAIDVLINNAGVMCCPLSRTADGFEMQFGTNHLGHFVLTNRLLPAILRGNAPRIVNLSSGGHSICNVDLDDPNFESTEYDPWESYGRSKTANVLFTVELAKRLRGEGVLSFAVHPGAIMTELGRHLTEETLNMMMERTKSRAKAAGEESSGGGMPFKQVEAGAATQVWAATAPELAAHSGSYLGDCQLGVEGGNPTYRGYASYALDAAAAEKLWAVSERLVGETFAAGSGPR; from the coding sequence ATGAGCACATACGGCCCCGAAACGACTACAAACCAGGTTCTCGACGGCGTGGATCTCGCTGGTCGACGCTTCGTGATCACCGGCGCTTCCAGCGGCCTCGGTGAGGAAGCGACGCGAGCGCTCGCGTCGAAGGGCGCGACGATTTCGATGCTCGCTCGGAGTCGGGAAAAGATGGAGGCCGCCGCCGCGCGCATTCGCGAGTCCGTCCCGGCAGCGAAGCTGGAGATCCACGAAGTCGATCTCGCCGATATCGCGAGCATCCGGGCGTTCACGGACGCGTACCTCGAGGGTCACGATGCCATCGACGTGCTCATCAACAACGCCGGCGTCATGTGTTGCCCACTGTCGCGCACTGCCGACGGCTTCGAGATGCAGTTCGGCACCAACCACCTCGGCCATTTCGTTCTTACCAACCGGTTGCTGCCGGCGATTCTTCGCGGCAACGCGCCGCGCATCGTGAACCTGTCGAGCGGTGGGCATTCGATCTGCAACGTCGACCTCGACGATCCGAACTTCGAATCGACCGAATATGATCCGTGGGAGTCGTACGGACGATCCAAGACCGCGAACGTTCTGTTCACTGTGGAGTTGGCAAAGCGATTGCGAGGCGAGGGGGTTCTCTCCTTTGCGGTGCATCCCGGGGCGATCATGACTGAGCTGGGTCGTCATCTCACCGAAGAGACGCTGAATATGATGATGGAGCGGACCAAGTCTCGCGCGAAAGCCGCCGGCGAGGAGTCGTCGGGCGGTGGAATGCCGTTCAAGCAGGTCGAGGCCGGGGCGGCGACGCAGGTCTGGGCTGCGACCGCGCCGGAGCTTGCGGCGCACAGCGGGTCGTATCTGGGCGATTGCCAACTCGGTGTCGAGGGTGGGAACCCGACGTACCGCGGCTACGCGAGCTACGCCCTCGATGCGGCGGCGGCCGAGAAGTTGTGGGCTGTCAGCGAGAGGCTGGTCGGCGAGACCTTCGCGGCCGGGAGCGGGCCGAGATGA
- a CDS encoding NUDIX domain-containing protein produces the protein MAHGDKPQITRIAAYGLILDEPRMILCRISAEIPRHQGRWTLPGGGIDFGEDPADAMVREVREETGLHVRPKSLAAVDSVHLDREDASHQGIRIIYFAELLGGTLTNEGQGTTDQCAWWSPEDARALRLVGLARVGLDLAFPPTA, from the coding sequence ATGGCGCATGGGGACAAGCCGCAGATCACTCGGATCGCCGCGTACGGTCTGATCCTGGACGAGCCCCGGATGATCTTGTGTCGGATTTCGGCGGAGATCCCTCGGCACCAGGGTCGCTGGACGCTGCCGGGCGGCGGCATAGATTTCGGCGAAGATCCCGCGGACGCGATGGTGCGCGAAGTTCGGGAGGAGACGGGACTTCACGTGCGGCCGAAGAGCCTTGCGGCGGTCGACTCCGTCCATCTGGACCGCGAGGACGCCTCCCATCAGGGCATTCGCATCATCTACTTCGCAGAACTCCTCGGCGGGACGCTGACCAACGAGGGCCAGGGAACGACCGATCAGTGCGCGTGGTGGTCGCCCGAAGATGCCAGGGCTCTGCGTCTGGTCGGCCTGGCCCGCGTCGGCCTCGACCTCGCCTTCCCGCCCACCGCCTAG
- a CDS encoding MOSC domain-containing protein has protein sequence MSAQLGSKPTCRIRSIWRFPIKSFQGESVNSALLQPQGIFADRPLALLDKGTGKILSGKNHGLGEQILTFEARYEADPVPGKPLPDVVAQVAGKECRTSDARAFASACSEALGTEVELVTAGGAPAVYDTYWPEVEGLVLSDQTIEFPLAQAEAGSFADLEPLHLLTTASMKHLAGLAANSAIDTARFRPSIVLDTGDEDGFLENDWSGCIASLGSARVEFGAVAPRCIMTTRPQAGFPRDLEVLRTLARENRQEFMGMQMPCLGVYAKVLQPGSVSVGDELTFS, from the coding sequence ATGTCCGCTCAGCTCGGAAGCAAGCCCACCTGCCGGATCCGATCGATCTGGCGATTCCCGATCAAGTCGTTTCAGGGAGAGTCGGTCAATTCCGCGCTCCTTCAACCGCAGGGCATCTTCGCCGATCGTCCGCTCGCGCTTCTCGACAAGGGCACCGGCAAGATCCTGAGCGGCAAGAACCATGGACTCGGCGAACAGATCCTGACGTTCGAAGCCCGCTACGAGGCGGACCCGGTTCCGGGCAAACCCCTACCCGATGTCGTAGCGCAGGTTGCCGGGAAGGAGTGCAGAACGAGCGACGCCCGCGCGTTTGCGTCGGCCTGCTCCGAAGCTCTCGGGACGGAGGTCGAACTCGTGACGGCAGGCGGCGCACCGGCCGTCTACGACACGTACTGGCCCGAGGTCGAAGGGCTCGTGCTCTCGGACCAGACGATCGAGTTCCCTCTCGCTCAGGCCGAAGCCGGATCGTTCGCAGATCTAGAGCCACTCCACCTGCTCACGACCGCCAGCATGAAACACCTCGCCGGCTTGGCCGCGAACAGCGCGATCGACACCGCACGTTTCCGCCCGAGCATCGTTCTCGACACGGGCGATGAGGACGGTTTCCTCGAGAACGACTGGAGTGGCTGCATCGCAAGCCTTGGGAGCGCTAGGGTCGAGTTCGGCGCCGTAGCTCCTCGGTGCATCATGACCACGCGTCCACAGGCGGGATTCCCCCGTGACCTCGAGGTCCTGCGCACCCTCGCCCGGGAGAACCGCCAGGAGTTCATGGGAATGCAGATGCCCTGTCTCGGGGTCTACGCGAAGGTCCTCCAGCCGGGATCGGTCTCCGTGGGAGATGAGCTGACGTTCAGCTGA
- a CDS encoding carboxymuconolactone decarboxylase family protein: MTDHDTRRQRGLDVLSTLSGSEDGGRALAGFFDTQGALGSIALHTAAGEVWSRSQFSRRDRSLVVISALTALGREVELRQHVAGGLNHGLTRDEVDEIMVQLGAYVGMPFAFGGAEIVAQVFAGFDGTEHRAAPPPPAEPKENTQRRLDGLDVLQTLLGMPEGVDMSAVAAATVEQLGDMGNLVVDFAFGEIWARPQLSRRDRSVVVISALAATNMTRELEIHIGGALNHGVTRKEVEEVMVTMVPYCGFPRAIEGFRLARKVFADRDAIS; this comes from the coding sequence ATGACCGATCACGACACGCGGCGACAACGCGGGCTGGACGTCCTTTCGACTCTGAGCGGCTCCGAAGATGGCGGCCGCGCATTGGCGGGCTTCTTCGACACCCAGGGCGCTCTCGGAAGTATCGCTCTACACACTGCGGCAGGCGAGGTCTGGAGTCGGTCGCAGTTCTCCCGTCGAGATCGGAGTCTCGTCGTCATTTCAGCACTGACGGCGCTCGGTCGCGAGGTCGAGCTTCGCCAACACGTGGCCGGTGGTCTTAATCATGGCCTCACGCGCGACGAAGTCGACGAGATCATGGTGCAACTCGGAGCGTACGTCGGAATGCCCTTTGCCTTCGGCGGTGCGGAGATCGTCGCGCAGGTCTTCGCCGGATTCGATGGCACCGAACACCGCGCGGCGCCACCGCCGCCCGCCGAGCCGAAGGAGAACACGCAACGCCGCTTGGATGGTCTCGACGTTCTTCAGACGTTGCTCGGGATGCCCGAGGGCGTCGACATGAGCGCGGTGGCTGCGGCGACGGTCGAGCAATTGGGTGACATGGGAAACCTCGTCGTGGACTTTGCGTTCGGCGAGATATGGGCACGGCCGCAATTGTCACGCCGCGACCGGAGCGTCGTCGTGATCTCCGCTCTGGCGGCGACCAACATGACGCGCGAACTCGAGATCCACATCGGCGGTGCTCTCAACCACGGGGTCACCCGCAAGGAGGTCGAGGAGGTGATGGTGACGATGGTGCCCTACTGCGGGTTTCCGCGCGCGATCGAAGGCTTCCGCCTCGCGCGGAAGGTCTTTGCGGACCGGGACGCGATCAGCTGA
- a CDS encoding MAPEG family protein — protein MEASSILQPVFVVGLLTVVMTVWMIATRVPAMTARGIDAQEAQNTARIHDLLPPEITRISNNYNHLFEQPTLFYAVALSIAVLGHVDTMHVGCAWLYAALRITHSLVQATVDIVMVRFGLFVLSWIALATMIIRETIAVF, from the coding sequence ATGGAAGCAAGTTCGATTCTACAGCCCGTGTTCGTCGTCGGACTTCTGACCGTCGTGATGACCGTGTGGATGATCGCGACGAGGGTTCCCGCGATGACGGCGCGTGGCATCGATGCCCAGGAGGCTCAGAACACTGCCCGGATCCACGATCTCCTCCCGCCCGAGATCACCCGCATTTCCAACAACTACAATCACCTGTTCGAGCAGCCGACGCTCTTCTACGCGGTCGCCCTCTCGATCGCCGTGCTCGGGCACGTCGATACGATGCATGTGGGATGCGCGTGGCTCTACGCCGCCCTACGCATCACGCACTCGCTGGTTCAGGCGACCGTCGACATCGTCATGGTTCGATTCGGCCTGTTCGTCCTGTCCTGGATCGCGCTGGCGACGATGATCATTCGAGAGACGATCGCCGTCTTCTGA